Below is a window of Aerococcus viridans DNA.
TTAGCGGTTGAATGGTAGTAATTACGTGCCATCCGTTCCTCGCCAGCAGCAAAGGTCGCTTCATGTACTAAAAAGTCCGCATCTTTTGCAAGTGCTACTGCATTTTGGTTATAACGGGTATCACCTAGAATGGTGACAATATGGCCCTTTTTGTCAGGTCCAATGAAGTCACGACCATCTAACTGGGTACCATCTTCTAAAGTAATGGTCTTGCCTTGTTTTAGTTGACCTAGTAAAGGCCCATTTGGTACGCCAGCTTCTCTCGCCTTATCAATTAACAATTCCCCTACCTGGTCTGCCTCAATGACTCTAAAGCCATAAGACTGAATGGCATGGTCTAAGGTTTTATAGCTAACTTGGTATTGATCATTTTGAAAGACCATACCTTCATCCGCTAATTCTTGAATGGTTAGATCATAGCCTAAGGTCGTACGGGTAACTTGAAGAAAGTTATTAATATAGGCTTTAATGCCTTTAGGTCCATAAATGGTCACCGGAGACTCCCCACCTTGATGACTTCTTGACGATAAAAAGCCTGGCAAACCAAAGATATGGTCTCCGTGTAAATGCGTGATAAAAATTTTAGTGACTTTACGCGGTTTCAATGTGGTTTTCATAATTTGATGTTGGGTTGCTTCTCCGCAATCAAACATCCACATTTCATTACTTTCGTCTAATAGTTTTAACATGATACTTGTCACGTTACGACTTCTACTTGGAACGCCAGCACCTGTTCCCAAAAAAGTTATCTCCACTTTTTTTCGCTCATTTCTATTTTATATATTCGTAAAAAATCAAGAGCGCACATTAAATCCAAGTCTCCCTGTTCAATGTGCGCTCGTCTTTCAGTGGGTCTGAGACTAAAGCGTCGCATGCCCACCAACAATACTCATGATATCAGGTTGCAAAAGTCAGCATTTTCCGACACTTCCAAAAATGCGCCAATTACTTTACAGTAGTTGTTCGACTTTTGGGAAGTGCGTTGATCCTAAACGACTCTTGTCACACCTACTATTCTTGGAATTCGAACTCGTAATCTAGGATACGGATAATATCCCCTTGCTTCGCACCACGTGCAGCCAAGGCTTTATCAACACCCATATTTTTCAACTGACGAGCAAATCGTAATGCCGACTCATCATATTCCAAGTTCGCCATCTTGAATGTTTTCTCAATTTTGTCACCGTATAAGTAGAAGGTCCCATCTGACTCACGGCCCACATAGAATGGTGGTTCCTCGTCTTCAGGGATTTCATAAACCACTGTTTCAGTAGACGCTTGTTTGCCTTCTTCAGCAATACGCTCTTCTTCTAAACGGATCAATTCAGCCGTATGGTCCATTAAAGGATCTAAACCTTCTCTAGTATAAGCTGAGATTGGGAAAATTTCTGGCAATTCTAAGTCTGGATAGTTTTCTGCAAAATAGCTTGCAAGTTTTTCCTTGAATTCTTCAATATATAATTCAGCTTCAGGAATATCCATTTTATTGGCTACGATAATCGTTGGTTTAGACATCAAATTGTCATCATAATTATGCAATTCTTTGTTGATGGCTACATAATCATCAAATGGGTCACGGTTTTCAAAGCCACCCATATCAATCACATGTAAAATCACCTTGGTACGCTCAACGTGGCGTAAGAATTGGAATCCTAAACCAATACCATCAGCAGCCCCTTCGATTAACCCTGGTAAATCGGCTAATACAAAAGATTCATGCGAACGAGTATTTACCACACCTAAATTTGGTGTAATGGTCGTAAAGTGGTAATCACCAATTTTAGGTGTTGCCGCTGTGACAACCGATAATAAGGTTGATTTACCAACTGATGGGAAACCAACTAATCCAGCATCAGCAATCAATTTCAATTCTAGTTGTAGGGTAATTTCGTCACCTGGTTCACCATTTTCAGCGATTTCTGGTGCCGGGTTGTTGTGGGTCGCAAATTTCATGTTCCCACGGCCACCACGACCACCATGTGCAACGACGAGCTCTTCACCGTTCTCCACTAAATCACCAATAATTTGACCAGTGTCAAAGTTTTTGACAACAGTTCCAGGGGGTACAGCGACATACATATCCTCTGCACCACGACCGTACATACCTTTTGGCATACCATTTTCACCTGGTTTTGCCTTAAAGTGACGGTTGTAACGGAAATCCATCAAGGTTCTTAACCCTTCGTCAACTTTGAAGATGATGTCGCCTCCGCGACCGCCATCTCCTCCAGCTGGACCTCCATCTGGACGATATTTTTCTCGTAAAAAGGCAACCATACCGTCGCCACCCTTACCTCCTTTTACCCAGATCTTGGCATAATCAAAAAATGTTGACATGTGTTACCCCTCCTTTCAATTTCTTTTATTTTGCTTTTATTTCGTGTTAATACGGTTTGTATCAGCAAGCGTCAAAATTGCTTGCGCAATCATGCTTAAGATGCCTAAACGGTTGTTTTGTACCGTTTGGTCTTCAGCAAATACCATGTTGTTATCAAAGAATTCGGTAATAACTGGTGTTAATGCCTCAAGTTGATTATAGTTGTTCTGCATGTCATTTGTCATCTCTAACCCTTTAGCAGCATTAAACAATGCAACTTCTGAATCTGATTCAAAACGACTTTCTTCTATTGTAACATCTTGGACATTAAGTTCACGGGCTTTCGCACCCAAGTTCAAAATACGGTTCCATGCTTCAAGTGTTTCTTTAAATGACGCTTTTTCACTAGCTGCTTGTAAGACTTTACTTGCCGCTAATTTTCTTAAGATATCCGCTGAACGGCTTTGCAAAACAGCATCCGCGATATCATAACGAACTCCTTGGTCATTTAAGATAGCTTTCAAGCGGTCATTCACAAATTGGCTTAAAGCTGTTTGCAAGTGAACTAGGCGTTCTTGGTCTTCAATACCATAAACAGTTTGCAAGATACTAATGATATCAGTTTTCCAGTCAAAAGTTAACTCATTTTCGATTAGAATACGCACAATTCCTGATGTTTGTCGACGTAAAGCAAACGGATCGTTTGAACCAGAAGGAATTCGGTCAATATTAAAGAATGAAATCACTGAATCTAGTTTGTCTGACACAGCAAATAATTTACCCAATTGGCTAGCAGGTAATTCACCTTCAGCAGAAATTGGCATGTAGTGTTCGCGAATAGCAGTAGCAACTGCAGGTGCTTCACCAAATGCTAAGGCATATTTTTCACCCATGATCCCTTGTAATTCAGAGAATTCATCCACAATACCAGTCATTAAATCAAACTTGTAGATTTCACCAGTTCGAGTGACGTCAGCAATTTGGACTTCAGCTAACTGACCAGACCATTTTTCGGCTAAATATTGGGCTATTTGACCAGTACGGGCCATTTTTTCCTGTAGAGAACCAATTTCAGCATGGAAAGTTACTTTAGCTAAACGGTCTTGGAAGTCTTGAATCGTTTTAGTTTTATCTTCATTGACGAAGAAGAAACCATCTTCCAATCGTGCAGTTAGGACTTTTTGATTACCCTTACGGACATTATCTAAGTGTTCAGCATTACCGTTACGAACAGCTAAGAACAATGGCAACAATTTGCCTGCTTGGTCTTTAACATAAAAGTAACGTTGGTGGTTCTTCATTGAAGTGATCAATACTTCATCTGGTAATTCAAGGTATTTCTTGTCAAAGTTGCCGATAAAGGCAGTTGGGTATTCAACAATTTGGGTAACTTCTTCAAGTAAGTCAGCATCGATGTCGATTTGGTATTGGTTTTCGCTCGCTAATTGCTCGATTTGTTGTTCGATTAATGCTTTTCGTTCGTCTTGTTTTACAATAACAAATTCGTCAGCTAAGGCTGCCTCATAAGCATTGGCATCCGCAATCACGACCTCTTGAGAACCTAAATAACGGTGTCCACGTGAGATATTTGAAGCTGTTAGATTCAAGAAGGTTAACGGTAAGACTTGGTCATCTAATAAGGCAACCATCCAGTGGATTGGGCGGATGTATTTAACATCATATGAAGCCCAGTGCATAGAAACAGGGAATGACATTTGGTCAATAACTGAAACCACATCTTGTAAAATGTCAGCCGCTTGGCTACCTGGTTGCGAAATATTAATGAAGACGTACTCTTCACCTTTGACTTCTTCAAAGTAAATATCCTCAACAGAAGCACCTTTACCGCGGGCGAAACCTTGAGCAGCTTTCGTCCAGTTACCCTCTTCATCTTGAGCAATACGTTTAGCAGGTCCCTTAGCTACTTCAGAGAAGTCTGTTTGCTTATCTGCTAAGCCATTAACACGCACAGTCAAACGACGCGGTGTCGCAAACGTTTCGACATCGTCAAAAATTAAACGGTTATCTGACAAAAAGTTTTCTACTAGCGATTTTAATTGGTTCACGGCATTACGTACGTATTGAGCAGGTACTTCTTCCAAACCAATTTCAAATAAAAATGTATGTTGGCTCATTATTTTTCCTCCTTCAATAACGCTTCTGCAGTTTCACGGTCTAACAATGGATAACCTAAGTCAGCACGTTTCTTCACAAACATTTTTGCTACACGGCGAGCCATGTTACGAATACGTGCAAGGTAAGCGGCACGGTCAGTAACTGAAATCACACCACGAGCATCCAGTAAGTTAAATGCATGTGAACATTTCAAAATGTAATCATAAGCTGGGTGGACTAATTCGTTGTCGATTTGTTTCAAGGCTTCTGCTTCATATTTATTGAAGGCAGAAAATAACATGTCTACATCAGATTCTTCAAATGAGTAAACTGAATGCTCGTATTCTGCTTGACCAAAAATTTCACCGTATTTAACGCCTTCAACCCATTCAATATCGTAAACTGAATCTACTTCTTGGATATAAGATGCTAAACGTTCCAAACCATATGTTAATTCAGATGTAACAGGTTTACATTCTAAACCACCAACTTGTTGGAAATAAGTAAATTGGGTGACTTCCATCCCGTCTAACCAAACTTCCCAACCTAAACCAGCACAGCCAAGTGATGGGTTTTCCCAGTTGTCTTCTACAAAACGAATATCATGTTTTAATGGATCAATCCCTAATTGTTTCAAGCTTTCAATGTATAATTCTTGAATATTATCTGGGTTTGGTTTCATCACTACTTGGAATTGGTGATGTTGGTATAGACGGTTAGGGTTTTCACCGTAACGACCATCTGCTGGACGGCGAGATGGTTCTACGTAGCAAGCGTTCCATGGTTCAGGACCAATTGCACGCAAGAAAGTATAAGGTGACATGGTACCAGCACCTTTTTCAGTGTCATATGCGTTTAAAACTAAACAACCTTGTTCAGCCCAGTAGTTTTGTAAAGTTAAAATTATATCTTGAAATGTTTTATGATTGGTTGCCAAGATGTTCACTTCCTCATTTTTTAATCTATTGTGATAGTGGTCAAATACATCAGAAGACACAAAAAAGCCCCTATGTATTTGAAAAGACAAACACATAGGGACGATTATCTCGCGGTTCCACCCTACTTCTAACGGATAAAATCCCTTAGCGCTTTATTGTTAAGTGCTCCAATATGCCTTCAAAAGGTTTCACTCCAGCCGCTTTCACTATCCGGCCTCGCTTTAGAATCTACATCTTCTTACTTAGTATTTTCACTACACTTCTTTTATTCAGCTATTATCATACTTTTTTTCTCTTTTGTCGTCAAGCGGATTGACGAAAGTTTCCATCTGACTGATAAAATGCTTACTTTTTAAGTGGATTCCTACATACTCTTCGTAAAGATCATCCAAGGCTTGACGAATTTCAGTTTTCGTTTTCGCCTGCAAATCCACTTGTCCCAATTTTTCGTAAGGAATTTGACTAAACAGCCGAACAAAATGACTCGCCCGTGGTGACCAATGGAGACGTCTGTCATCCATATGAAAATGCTGTTCGCACAAAACGCCAGCATATCGCATGGAATAGTCAAAACGACCTTGATCACGGCCACAAATAGCACAAGACCTAAAGTTGGGGGCCACCCCAAACTTCGGCAACAATTGAATTTCAAATATATTGGCCACGACTGACGGATCGACACCGGCTTCTATTTTGTCTAGACCGCGCCAGAGCAAGTCAAAAACCTTGTCTTCTTTGATAAAATCTTCAAAGGCGGCATCAGTCAAACCTGTCATGTAGGCTGCGTAGGCATTGGCCTGGATGTCTGAGATGGTTGTCTTAGGAAATAGAACATCGTCCGTATCATTTAAGAAGGAGAAACCTTTATCGTTGATGGTTCCCACAAACGAGGCCCGCATGTAAGGAAAGGCAATTTCCCTTAAACCATTATTCTGCCGTTGAATATTCTTAATGAAAAACATCCGCTTACCAAATTCCTTGGTGAATATTTTAATCAGTAGGTCTTTTTCTTTGTATTTACGCGTAAAAAGGACAATCCCATCGAAACGCGCGTATTGTTCCTTTCGCATGGTCTTATCCCCTTTCAATACTCATGTCAATGTGTTTCGATTTTTATGATAGCTAGAACTGACTTTTGCTTGTCATTAACCCTTATAGTTTTTATGATTGTAGCCAAGGTCACCTAAGTTGGCCTTGTTGTTACGCCAGTTCTTGATAATTTTCACCCAAAGTTCTAAATAAATTTTTGAGCCTAGTAAGTTTTCAATTTCCTTACGCGCTTCAACACCAATTTTCTTGATCATCTTACCGCCCTTACCAATGATGATTCCTTTTTGACTCTTTTGGTCAACGATAATGGTCGCATACACATGCACGCGGCCCAGTTCATCTTTTTGCATGGAGTCTACTTGAACAGCAACTGAATGCGGGATTTCTTCATAGGTATTTAGTAGAATTTGCTCACGGATTAACTCAGAAACTACGAAGTATTCTGGATGGTCAGTGATAAATTCAGATGGGTAGTATTGCGGACCAGTCGGTAATAGATCAACCAAAGTGTCGATTAATGTTTCCACATTATTCCCGTTTAAAGCAGATAGTGGGATAATCCCGTCAAAAGATTCTGGGCTTGGGATAGTTTGCATAAATTCAGCTAGTGCCTCTGGTGACACTTTATCGATTTTATTCACACCCAAGAACTTACGGGTCTTGTAGTTTTTAATCTTTTCAAAGACGAATTTATCACCAGGGCCAATCGGTTCTTCCGCATTCACCAACATTAAGATGGCATCTACTTCTTCAAGTGATTGGTAAGCTGACTTATTCATAAACTCGCCCAACTCATTATGGGGTTTATGAATACCTGGTGTATCGATGAAAACAATTTGCGCTTCATCTGTTGTATAAACCGCTTGGATTTTGTTACGCGTCGTTTGCGCCTTGTCAGACATAATGGCTACTTTTTGCCCCACAACGCGATTTAAAAAGGTTGATTTCCCAACATTAGGACGGCCAACGATTGCCACAAACCCTGACTTATAACCACCAAAGTCATCGCCAGCTTGGTCGCCGTCGTCCTCTAGTAATTTTTCTAAATCCTCAATATTGTCAAAATCATTTATATTAAAATCTTCTATATTCAAAAATAGTCTCCCTTATTTTTATATTCATTTGAAAAAAAGTAAAATCTCAGGTACAAAAATTAACAAGCCAATAATTACAGCCATTGTAGATGAAATCAGTACGCCACCAGCCGCTACATCCTTCACATTTTTTGCAATGGGATGGTATTGGTTGTCGGTCACTAAATCAATAATCCACTCAGCAATGGTATTGGTAATTTCCATACAGATCACAATAGCACAGGTTAAAATTAAAATTAGCCACTTCTCAATGGACAAAGTAAAAAACCAAGCGGCCGACATGACTAAAATCAAGCCCAGAATCTGGTAACGAATGTTTCGTTCATGGCCAAAGGCAAATTTTATCCCCCTTAAGGCATAACCCATTGATTCAAAAAAATTATGGTTCTTATCTACTTTTGGTGGTTTTGGTACTTGTTTACGCTCTTTTAAGTCCATAAGCATCTAAAATCTCTTTCTGTAGGCCAAACATTTCCTTTTCATCTGCTTCATTCATATGGTCATAACCATTTAAATGCAAGAATCCATGGACAGCTAAAAAGCCTAGTTCACGTTCAAAAGAATGGCCATAATCAGCTGCTTGTTCACGCGTTTTATCAATTGAGATGAAAAGATCGCCCAATTCACGTGGCATATCCTCTGGCAAGCCCATAACTGCTAATTCATCCTCACCTAAATCTTCAATCGCAAAAGAAATCACGTCAGTTGGACGGTCAATGTTGCGGTAAGTTTTATTGATTTCATGAATTTCTGCATCATTCACGATGGTTAAAGATAAGTCAATTTCTCCAGTAAGTTTCAAATAATCTGCTGCAAAATCCAACAACTCATGCAACATCTCTTCATCTTTATTAGATAGCTCATTCGTCTTATCTTCAAAAATTAAATCTAACACTTTTTCACCTTTTTTCTATTTGCCATATCTATCATTAATTTCCCTTATCTTCATTGGCGTAGGCATTGATGATTGCTGAAACCACTGGGTGACGAACAACATCAGTCGCTGTAAAGTGCACAAAGTCGATATCTTTAATCCCCTGCAAGTGTCTTTCCGCGTCGATTAACCCAGATTTAGCGCCTCTAGGTAAATCAATTTGTGTCTTGTCTCCGTTGACAATCATCTTAGATCCGAAACCAAGACGAGTTAAGAACATCTTCATTTGGGCAACCGTTGTATTTTGTGCTTCATCAAGAATGACAAAAGCGTCTTCCAAAGTCCGACCTCGCATATAAGCAAGTGGTGCCACTTCAATCACGCCACGTTCCAGTAAGCGTTCAGTATGCTCCCGGCCATAAATAGTATATAGGGCATCATATATTGGTCGTAAGTACGGGTCAACCTTCTCTTTCAAGTCACCAGGTAGGAAACCTAAGCTTTCCCCTGCTTCAACTGCTGGACGCGTTAGAACAATCCGTTTTACCCGTCCTTGTTTTAAAGCCTGAACGGCCATCATCACTGCTAAGAAAGTTTTCCCGGTACCAGCTGGCCCAATCCCAAAAGTAATGGCATGTTTATTGACAGCGTGTAAATATTGACGTTGACCTACAGTTTTTGTACGAATGGCTTTCCCCTCAAAGGTCCGGCCAATTTCCTCTTCATATAGACTCACAAAATGGTTCAAAGTCCCATTCTTTGCCATTTTAATCGCAGTAACCACATCACGGTCACCAATTGTGATACCCGATTGTAGAATAACTTGTAATTCAGTCAGTAAATCAATCGCTTGGGCAACATCCGCTTCTTGTCCGGTCACCTCAATTTGCTCATCTCTAGCAAATATTTGCACCTCAAAAGCTTGTTCAATCAAAGAAAGATTACGGTCCTCAGTACCAAATAGTTGTACGGCTAATGCTGGATTCATCAAGGCTACACTTTTACTGATTGCAGATTCTGTCAAATGAAAACTTCCCCCTTTTCGTATTAAATAAATTATAGCAAAATTCTGACATAAATACGAATAACAGGTCAGGTATTTTCAAATGCATGGACCTTTTCCCGGAAAAGGGCATTTGCTTCCGCAAGTTAAATAATGAATGATACAATAGAGAAAATGTTTTAGGGAGGCACACACTATGCAAAAAATATTAGCCATTGCAAACCTTGTAAAGGATTGGCAAATCGATGATATCAAAGACTTAGCAAGCGATTACCAGGTGAAAATGGCGGATCAATTGACCGACGCAGACTTCCCCAATATTGAAATCCAATATGGTTGGAATGCGGATTTAGCTGAAAAATATGCAGCAAATGGTTATGATAGCCTTCGCTGGATTCAAGTCCAATTCGCTGGCATCAATCAATTGCCTAAAGAAATTATCACTGATGAAAAGATTCAAATCACTAACATGAGTGGGATTCATGCGATACCGATCGCAGAGACCGTTTTTGGTTACATCTTGAACTACTACCGTAGTCTACATATTTATAAGGTGCGTGAAGAAAACCAACAATGGGAATATGCCCAACATATGTCCTTACCTGGAAAGAAAATGGTTGTGTTTGGTGCTGGTAATGTAGGAAAAGAAATCGCCCGTATTGGCCAAGCATTCGGTTTAGAAACAGTCGGCGTGAATACATCAGGACACGATGTAGACTATTTTAATCAAACGGTTAAAACAGCGGACGGTTTTGAACACGTGACTGACGCCAACATTATCGTCAATGTTCTTCCTGAAACTGCTGCCACACAAAACGTGTTTGACGCAGCTTATTTCAGTCGCCAGGAAAAGCAACCTTTATTTATTAATGTAGGTCGTGGCTCAGCCATTGTAGACCAAGACTTAATTGAAGCTATCGATAAAGGTGACATTGCCTATGCGGCTCTCGATGTCTTTAGAGAAGAACCCTTGCCAGCAGACAATCCTTTCTGGACCCATAGCAAGATTGATGTGACCCCGCATATGACAGGTCAAGTAGAACACTTTGCCGTAGAGACTTACAAGATATTCCAAGCAAACTTAAGATCTTACACGGAAGATGACGATTTATCAGTCAATGTCGTTTCAAAAGAAAAAGGCTATTAAATTACAACAAATCAAATAGACAATAAAAGCATTTGTCTTCCCAAATTATCGGAATAGCAAATGCTTTTTTGATTTTATTTTGCTTTTATTTAGCGTTTAGCGTAACTGGAGGTAGCCCTTCAAATTTGCCTACATAAACGCCTGGTTGAATGACTTTCGGCATATTAACGGCACCAGAAGCCACAAACATGCCTGGTTCAATAGCTTGGCCTGTTTCAGCTAATTTTTGTGCCAACCATCGGACTGAATAAGCTGGGTGGCCCATCACCTCTTTTGAAGAACCTTGGGTGTATGGTTGACCATCTACTGTTACTGTCCCCATCACGTCATCAATTTCTTCGTAGGTCCGTTTGACATATTCACCGGCTACTACACCGGCGTTAGCTGCCCCATCGGCAATCAATTCAAATTTTGAAATGTTCCCGTACCAATTGTCATACCGGCAATCAGGAATTTCATAGCCTGTCGCCACCTTACATTTAGACATAATAGTTTCCACTGAATCGTCAGGCGAAATGGTTTCTTCAGCCTTGAATATGATTTCAAATTCTAACAAAGGACCCATAAATTTGCTCAAGTCCAGATCCGAACCCCAAACACCTTTGTCTGTCATGACGCCGTATAAAGGCGTTGTGGTCTTAAAAAATGATTGCTGAATTTTTGCTGACAGGGAGATTTTATAACCTGCAACCTTTTCACCAGCCTCTTTTCTTAAATCTAAAACAGCTTGTTGCACTCGGTAGCCGTCTTCTTCGTTGACGATACCAAATTTCCCGTATTGTACCGGCACTTTTTCATTGTCTGCTTGGTATAGGGTCTTACTTGCGTGAATAATTTCTTGATCCATCATAAGCTTTTTCTCCTTAGAATTACATGGCGTCTGAAGCGCCACCGTCAATATTGACAGCTGCACCACTTACATATGAGGCGGCATCTGAAGCAAGGAAGCTAATCACTTTAGCAGCTTCTGTTGTTTCACCAACACGGCCCATTGGCGTATGCGTATCTTTGGCTTTTTGTTTTGAAAACTCTTCCCAAGTTGGATTTTCTGGGTCATTTTGCCACATCTTCTCAACCTGTTCACTGCGGATATAACCAATACATACCGCATTTGCACGAATATTGTATTCACCGTATTCCTTACTCAATTCTTTGATCACCGCTAAACCAGCTGATCGCGCCGGAGATGTCGGTACAGACTTAGGACCTGGCGTTTTACCAGAATTAGAAACCACGCTAATAATTGAACCTGAAGCTTGTTTACGCATATAAGGCAATACTTCACGGGTAAAATTCGCCACACCAATAATTTTGATTTCCAAGTCAAATCGCCATGCATCATTATCCACTTCTTCAAATGAGCCCGCTCTGTGGCCACCCGCATTGTTCACTAAGATATCGATAGTCCGGTATTTGGTTGCTGTATCTGCAATCGCTTTTTGGACAGCCGGTAAATCTGTGACGTCAGCTACTGCGTAATCCACTTCAACCCCTGTTGCTTCCTTAATGGCTGTTTGTGCCTCAATTAATCTGTCTTCGTGGCGGGCTGTAATTACAACTTGTGCGCCTTCCTCAGCAAGTGTTTTCGCTGTTTCAAATCCGATACCTCTACTTGCCCCTGTAATGACTGCTACTTTACCTTTTAGTCCTAAATCCATCAAAACCGCTCCTTCATCTTTTAAGATCTTATTGATTTGAAAAAAGGCTCCACTCAACTTCCAGACTTGTATTATTCTATATTACTTTAGCTATCACCTAATAAAAAAACGACGACCGTTGACAGGCCGCCGTTTCATTAGCTAGAGCCCGCTTCACGTGGAAAAGGACTCTCCTAGAGAAGAATCCTACTTAGCTAATAATAATAAATCTTTTTTTAGATTAAATGGAGACGCAACAAATACGCCAGCATGCATGATATATTTGGAAGATATTCTAAATTGGCGCATTGTTGTCACTCCTTTCAAATTACTAACTACAATTTATCAAAAATAAGATGTAATTGCAAGGCATTTTTAATTTATTTTTAATTGTCTTCTCATTTAATGTGCGAGTGCTAAAATTTTGGTCAACAAAAAAGGAAGCCCGAAGACTTCCCTTTAAGATCTAGATTGATTAACCTAAATATTTTTTTGCTACTGTTTGGATTGCATTACCATCCGCTTGACCTTTAAATTTGGCCACAGCAGTTTGCATGACTTTACCAAAATCCTTCATAGATGTAGCGCCAACTTCGTCAATGACTTGTTTGACTCCTTCGTCCAATTCAGCTTCTGATAATTGTGCAGGCAAGTATGCTTCGATAATCGCAATTTCAGCAACTGCGTTATCTGCTAATTCTACATGG
It encodes the following:
- a CDS encoding PhoH family protein — protein: MTESAISKSVALMNPALAVQLFGTEDRNLSLIEQAFEVQIFARDEQIEVTGQEADVAQAIDLLTELQVILQSGITIGDRDVVTAIKMAKNGTLNHFVSLYEEEIGRTFEGKAIRTKTVGQRQYLHAVNKHAITFGIGPAGTGKTFLAVMMAVQALKQGRVKRIVLTRPAVEAGESLGFLPGDLKEKVDPYLRPIYDALYTIYGREHTERLLERGVIEVAPLAYMRGRTLEDAFVILDEAQNTTVAQMKMFLTRLGFGSKMIVNGDKTQIDLPRGAKSGLIDAERHLQGIKDIDFVHFTATDVVRHPVVSAIINAYANEDKGN
- a CDS encoding phosphoglycerate dehydrogenase, which gives rise to MQKILAIANLVKDWQIDDIKDLASDYQVKMADQLTDADFPNIEIQYGWNADLAEKYAANGYDSLRWIQVQFAGINQLPKEIITDEKIQITNMSGIHAIPIAETVFGYILNYYRSLHIYKVREENQQWEYAQHMSLPGKKMVVFGAGNVGKEIARIGQAFGLETVGVNTSGHDVDYFNQTVKTADGFEHVTDANIIVNVLPETAATQNVFDAAYFSRQEKQPLFINVGRGSAIVDQDLIEAIDKGDIAYAALDVFREEPLPADNPFWTHSKIDVTPHMTGQVEHFAVETYKIFQANLRSYTEDDDLSVNVVSKEKGY
- a CDS encoding 2-keto-4-pentenoate hydratase, which codes for MMDQEIIHASKTLYQADNEKVPVQYGKFGIVNEEDGYRVQQAVLDLRKEAGEKVAGYKISLSAKIQQSFFKTTTPLYGVMTDKGVWGSDLDLSKFMGPLLEFEIIFKAEETISPDDSVETIMSKCKVATGYEIPDCRYDNWYGNISKFELIADGAANAGVVAGEYVKRTYEEIDDVMGTVTVDGQPYTQGSSKEVMGHPAYSVRWLAQKLAETGQAIEPGMFVASGAVNMPKVIQPGVYVGKFEGLPPVTLNAK
- a CDS encoding SDR family NAD(P)-dependent oxidoreductase, whose amino-acid sequence is MDLGLKGKVAVITGASRGIGFETAKTLAEEGAQVVITARHEDRLIEAQTAIKEATGVEVDYAVADVTDLPAVQKAIADTATKYRTIDILVNNAGGHRAGSFEEVDNDAWRFDLEIKIIGVANFTREVLPYMRKQASGSIISVVSNSGKTPGPKSVPTSPARSAGLAVIKELSKEYGEYNIRANAVCIGYIRSEQVEKMWQNDPENPTWEEFSKQKAKDTHTPMGRVGETTEAAKVISFLASDAASYVSGAAVNIDGGASDAM
- a CDS encoding GatB/YqeY domain-containing protein, with protein sequence MALLDQLNTDMKVAMKAKDKFKLSVIRMLKAAVQNAEINKGSALSEDEEIELLARELKQRKESEAEFRQADHVELADNAVAEIAIIEAYLPAQLSEAELDEGVKQVIDEVGATSMKDFGKVMQTAVAKFKGQADGNAIQTVAKKYLG